ctcggcaacgagaaagaatgaaatatggccctttgtagcaacgtggatgcaactggagagtgtgatgctaagtgaaataagtcatatagagaaagacagataccatatgttttcactcttaggtggatcctgagaaacttaccagaagaccatgggggaggggaaggaaaaaaaaagttagagggagggaggcaaacataagagacttttaaaaactgagaataaactgagagttgatggggggtgggagggaggggagggtgggtgatgggcattgaggagggcaccttttgggatgagcactgggtgttgtatggaaaccaatttgacaataaatttcatataaaaaatcatctttaaaattgtgaaatatacataaacataaaatttgccatttggcccatttttaagtgtccagttcaGCAGCATTAAGTGCAGTCACATTGTTTTGTAACTATCACCACCTTCTatctatctccagaacttttcttttagagagagagagagagagagagagagcaagcaggggaaagggactgagggagagagagagagagagagagagagagagagagagagagagagagaatcttaaacaggcttcatggtcagtacagagcccaatgtggggcttgatcccatggccctgggatcatgacctgtcccgaaatcatgagtcggacactgaaccaactgagccaccccggcgcccctatcTCCAAAACTGTTTCATCTCCCCAAACTGAAACCCCATTCGCTTCTCCCTCACCCCCGATAGTGACCACCACTATGCTTTCCATTTATGGGAATGTGACTCCTCTACCTCCTACGAATGGAATCGTACAATATTTGTCCTGTTGTGCtgggcttatttcactcagcataatgtctccAAGCTCCAACCATGCTGTAGCATTTGCATGAAGGGATTCTTTGGTTCCTAAAAAATATCGGAAATGTTATCccttttttttacaaatgaggcaaAGGTTTGTGTGACCTTTTCAAGATCCCTTAGCTAATAAGTGGTAAAGGCTAGATTCAAATACAGGCTGCAACTACCAACCATGCTACTGTAGTGTTTTCTGAGGGTCTGTCTTCCGTGTTTTGCCATTGTACCCAGTCTGGGGGATGGCCAGCACAGCAGGTTGACTGACTACTCCTTTTTCAGGCAAGGTTCATAAAAGGAGAGAATTTTGGGGGAGCCATGGTGTGGACGTTGGACCTGGATGACGTTAAGGGCACTTTCTGTGGCACTGGCCCTTTCCCCCTTGTCTCCAAGTTGCGTAGTTTCCTGGCGCAAGCTGGTAAGTACCTATGGCTTGGAAGTGGGGTTGGGAGCTGTATAACGAGGCTCTTTTAGATCTGCAGGCTTCGGTGAGACAGCATGGCACCGAAGGAAGAGAACAAACTTTGATGTTAGGCCGGTCCATTTCCTTGGCTTAGAGGCAGGCTCCATTTGACCCTCTGAGCTTTGTTTTGcctatctgcaaaatgggaatgatcCTTATACTCATGACATTATTATAAGAACTATATGAGATAAGAAGTGAAAACTGCTGGCTCAATGTTAGCGCTCGATATATGTCAGTTTATTTCTCTGTGGCTTCCTCCTGCTTTCGTGGGACAAGGGCCAGAAGAGGAAGTCAGATTTCTTTTGATAACCTCTTTGATAGGAGAGACTGCCCTGGTAGTTAGGAGATGGAATCTGGCATGCTACAGCTACAGCATCCTTTGAGATGATTTATAAGTATCATTTTAGGGACAAGGACACTGGGGCTCAGAAAGGCAATACTGCTAGTCAAGGGCAGAGATGGGACTTCAACCCAATTCTTTACCAAATGCTGTCAGGAGTGGTCTCCTTGCCCTCCATGTTGTTCCTGGTGCCTTCTACCATGGGGGACACAGGAGGTTTCTGTTATTAGGCCTTGGGGGGCAGCAAGGTCTTGCCGAAGGTGCCATCAGTAAGGTCAAAGTGAGGCCTTAAGCATAGAAAACTGGCAGGCTTCTCGGGGTCATTCCCCAGAAATGTAAATGTGCTGAGTGCCCATAGGTGCCTGGGATCATATCAACATGATAAGGTGAGGGAGCAGGGCTTCAATGTGGTGGGATTTTATCTATGCCCTCAAGTCAGTGCATTATGAAATCCTTCACTTCTGGATTTTGGAAGCAAGTGCTTCAGCCCTGGAGTGGTCGTAGTCCTGCCAGCAATTAACAGGATGGGGAGGAAGCGGCAGGACTCTCATCCTGTTCTGATGATTTCCTCTAGAGTTCAGCTCAACTCCTTCACCAAAATTTTGGCTCTCAACTGCTATGAATTCTTTAAGAACTGACCCCGAAAGTCCGACTGGAACCAATGATATGGGGCTTTTGTCCTCAGAAGGAAAGTCTATGGCTTCTAACACCCATAGGAAGTCTGCAGATACGACTAGAGGCCACCAAAGTGGGGTTGTGACCCCTACGAGTGAAACTATGTCCTTTGGAAAGCACACTGTGGCTGTGGAAACGAAGACTGAGACCCTCGGAGACACTATGACTCACGGAGAGATGAGTACGGTTTCTATGCATGGTCAGACTAAGTCCCCTGGAGAGAAGATCGTGCCCCTTGGAAAGAGAGCTGTAGCCCCTGGAATGATGACTACCCCCTCCAGAAATATTACAGTCACTCCTGACAGGCCGACCAAGACTCTTAGAAGAGAGCCCACCACTTCTGAGGTGGACACAGACCACCCGGTTGGTCACGTTGGTCTTCAGACAGAAGCCCAAAGCAGGAGGCCATCCTCTGGCCCTGTCATCTAGCCCCGGGACACATTCCTCTTGCTTTGGACAACCCCTGTGTTCCCATTAATGGGAACGAGTCCTCTGTCAGTTCGATGACCCTTccaacaagtgctctctctctctgtctaaagaaagaaaacccagaaaactcTGCTGTGTGTCAAGGAGCCTAAGCTCTGTTGAAGGCAGAAGCTGGGGAAAGCCCTTATCTTTTCTTGTAGATCCCCTGACAGGAGCTGCTCTTACCCAGACATTCGTAAACCGTTCACGGTTATGAGCAGGCCCAAAAGCCACAGGGAGTTCATCTCTTTTCTGTTGAATAAACTGGAAACACAAGGATCCATCTGAGTTCCCTGGAGTTCTTTTCTTGAAATGACCTGAGCAATGCAATTGTCAGCTCTGCCTTTCAAGTTCACGTTCCCCTACTGCTGTTTTTGGAAGGAGGGAGTTTGGGTCTAGCCCATGCTGATGTTTTCCAGTGTGGATTATgttgcttccctctctgccttgAACAACACTCACTTTGCCGGTGGTCAGAGCCAGAATCTCTTCCAGGGCGGTTTCCCACAATCCTCTTATGTCACACCGGTGTAACATCTCCTCCCATTAATACATCAGAACTACTCTTTGCCAAGGTCACTGGTGATGCCCACGTTGTTAAATACAGAGTTCAAGTCTCACTTCTGATTCTCCTTGATGCAGCAGCAGCACTGGCACACTTGGTCACTTTGTCCTCCCTgatccactttctttctttcttttttttttttttaatgtttatttatgtttgggagagtgagtgtgtgagcgagtgggggaggggcagagagagagggagacagaggatctgaagtgggttctgcactgacagcagagagcctgaagtggggctcaaactcaccaactgtgagatcatgacctgcaccgaagtcggacccttaacagactgagccaccttgtGCCCCAGTGACACACTTCCTTAACTATGCTTCTGGGTTTTGATTTTACCTGACTGGTCATTCCTTCACAGCGTTCTGTGCTGATTTCTCCTCTTATCCCTGATCTCTTAATGTTGGGGAGCTCCAAGTCTCTTCCCTGGGTCCCTTTTCTTCGGTATTTACATTCACACCCTCTTGGTGTTGTCCTCTAAGCACATCATTTAAACAGCATCTGTATTATTGTCAAGAGAACAAAAGTGCAGAGAAATGTCCGTAGTACACTATCTTCCACGTAAGGAAAAAGGGGACATAAGAAAACACACGTCTGCTCGTTTGTGCacagagtaatagaaagtaacagaaagattacggaaggaaagaaacagaatagtAACAGAAAGGATAAACACGGAAATAATGAAATCGGTACTGGCAGGTGTGGAGTGAGGGTGGTGTGGAGAGAATGGGAGATCAGGAACGGGGTACAAAGGGTTGGGGGGGCGGGTTGCCACTTACCTGAGTACACGTGTTTGTGTCATTCTGACTTTTCGAACCATGAGAGTGTTTCAcatcccacaaataaataaaatcaaggatggtggtggtggggctaGAGCAACTCAAAATTAAAGCACAAATAGCGACAAATGTATTTAGCCATGTTAAAAATGCACCAACAGCGTAATCACATTGAAGGGATTAGGGAAGAAAAGAGCTAGCCTtagtcactttggaaaacggCATTTTGCCTCCTTATTGAAAAGCTAAAGAGGAACCATGGACAAATACTGGCCTCTAGCAAATTTGCTTTTGACACGTATATTCTGAAACTGCTTTCTGTGCATTCCAGAATTAAACACAGAAGGAAATCCACTGTGGGTAAGAAGGGCCATGTTTCTCACTGCCAGAGAAAGTAGTTAcaaataggaaaacagaaaaggctAGAAAGAACCCTGTGGCGTTAGGCTCAGAAGTATCAGTATGAAATCAtgatttaaaactatatatgGATTGGTTGATATAGAAATATGTGTatccatacatttatttttggacCACTAGAAGGGGCTACAGCAGTGACATCCGAATAGGCCCCATACCTTGAGGAGAAGGTGCCCAAACACCCCCGGACTAACTGGGGAAGGAGGCCTGTGTATACTGCTCCCGTCTCCCCTCTCCTGGTGGATGATTCTGAGTGGTGATTCCGAGTGGAGGCCGCTGGGCTGAGGACAGTGGGTGATGTTTCAAGACCAGGCTTCTACAAGACTTGACTCgcaggtgggagagagaaaagtacTCAAGTGATGTACCTCTGGGAGCAGCCAGTGGCTGGTCTGTGCTTCACCATTTCATCTCATGctgaggaaacagactctgagagcTCATGTACTACTATCTCGCTGCAAAGAAGCCTTGGTAAGTGCTGTAAGGGAGCCTGGAGTAAGGAATGGCAGGTGGCCAGAGGCACAGATGTGCGATCAAGTCCCAGGAACACCTGGCAAGGTTTGACGCGGATGGGCAAGGGGGCAGGACGCGAGCTCCACGGGCACGACTAATGAGCGGGCACCGGTTGTCTCCGCACAGGAAGGTGATCTGTGGACACCATGTTAGGAGCTGTTGTCACTTTCTCATTTGACTTTGAAGAGTTACATAAAAGGTTCCCAAACCCTGTTTTTGTTGAGTTAGGAATATTGCCACCAGGAGGCAGCAGCATACAGGGTTACATTTTCTCCTACTTTCTAGGAGAGTAGAAAAAAAGCAATTAGAATACCTCTGtacagaaaatgaaatcaaatctaAATCTGTCATTGTCTTTAAAGTCGATacatttggagcacctgggtggcttagtcggttaagcatcggactctggattttggttcaggttgtgatctcatggttcctgaggttgagacccatgtctggctctgtgctgtcagcacaggacctgcttgagattctctttcccttcctctctctctctgcccctccctcgctcgtgctctactctctctctctctctctcaaaaataaataaataaataaataaacaaacaaacaaacaaacaacaacaacaaaatacagttGATGCTTTTGTGCACATTgaagcagagaaagcatgagcgccCTGGGCTTGGAGGAGGGGCTGTGCTGAGATACAGGTTGAGTCCAGACAAACCAGACTTGAAATCCCAGCTCTGATTAACTATGTGATCATGGGGTAGTTGAATCAGCTTCTAAGGTTGTTACAATGGTTAAATGAAACATGTATCTGGTACAAAGCCAATAAGTGGGAGTTACTGATATAAGCATATCTTCTGTAGACCTTCAAGTTTCCATTTTAGTAtttcttggagcgcctgggtggctcagtcagttaagtgtccatctttggcCCAgctcatggtctcgtggttcatgagttcaagccccacgtcaagatctgtgctgacagctcagagcctggagtctgcttcagagtctgtgtctccctctttctgcccctcacccactcacaccctgtacctctctctctcaaaaataaataaacattaaaaattttttaaagactttctttgtataaagaaagaaatatggaatTAGAAACTCTTTAGGTTTTGTGCATAGCTCAAAGTGTTCAGGAGTAGATTTATGACAATGTTCCAATAATCTCTCATGCTGCTACAACTTTATTCATGACAAAGTTCCTGCCTCCACAACTTTATGCAGGGAATCATTTCGTAAACTGGCTACTTTTACCACATGCTTCTAAAACACTACAATCTAGAAGCTGGCAAAGTGttacaaataggaaaacaaatagGTACAAATACCTACAAATAGGTAAAGTGTATTAAGCGTGTCATTTccaggatgaaaaaaaattaacggTTCCTTAACTCTTTATGGAATATAGCCCATATTGCTTAGCATGGCATACCGGGTCTGCCTCACCATCTGGTCACGTCTGTGTAGACACCTAGTGCTGCGCTCCAGGAGTTTGATCCGGGTGCTCCAAGGTGTGCTCCATCAGTATGGAGCATGATAACAAATAGTTCAATGGACTAGAAGTTAAAATACTGTGGATACTGAACATACGTTGCTTTAATACAGTTTTGCAGAATCAAGAGTATTCCGATTTTAGCATTACAGGCCTTTCCATTGCGATGGGTCCTGAGTAGAAAATAATTTCCAGAGCGACAGTTAGCATGATGAGGACCGCTCAGCCCCAGTGCAGGTTCTTGGGCTGGGTCCTGGCTTCCGAGGAGCCACGTTGAAAATTGCTCTTCTGGCCACGCTGGTCACGATGCTCTCTGATTTCATCACATCACTTCACTCCTGGGTGCCGTTGTCCAGGCTCTGCTTCTGCCGCCAGTGGATTTTCCACTTTCCTTACTTTCTCAACTACCATCTGGCAAGATCCTTCCTCAAATGTTACCTCTTCTCTGAAGGCTTTTCCATCCTTCCAGAAGCTATTACGCCTTGTCTCTGCTTGCTTTATCGTACTGTTCTTCTCCCTCTTGTTCACTCAACACATATGTGAATGCTAGGGTGTCAGTCATTTGACAGGATGCCGACTTTGCATACAAGgaccatttctgattttattttgtgctCCCAGAGCTTAGCACAGAGGTGAGCATAGAGTAGATATTCCATAAGTGTTGGCTAATTGTGAActaagagatagaaaataaagatcAGTGTCATGGACTGTGAGAATCGCattcaggagactatagatgagTCTGATGAGAGgaacaagaaggaaaaggggaagaagtGGAGAGTCTATTGTAAATCTCCCAAAAGCACATGCCCTTTGGAGTCAAAGCACAAATTGTTCCATTGTTTTGGCAGAAGTTGTCAGCACCCATTTCCCGGTAGATGTGGGCACCAGGATCCTTTGTTCCCAGTGCATTTCACATTTGTTATCACATCCTAATCTGTGGATTCGATCAGCAAATCCACTAATTGCTTTTTAAGTTGACTACAGAGTGGATAAGAAAGGCCATGATACTtaccagagggaaaaacaaacagaatccaTGGACTTGTAGGGGCACAAGCTGGTACAAAGGTTAAGAAACTCACGTGCTTTCAGATGAAAAGAGCAGGGAGATCAGGGTATAAAAGAGAGATCCAATTTCCCTCTGTGTGTCCCATCCCTTGGGTCTGCCACTGTGTCCTACGTGTCTCTGGGCCATTGAAATCAACGCCATGAAGATCCTGGTCTTGTTGTTGGTTTGTCTACACCTCTCACAGGGTGTGGAAAGGTTTGTATGGGGATTCAGCTTCAGCCCTGAGGGAGCATCAGAAGCTATGGTAGAGCAAAGGCCTCCCATACAGATCTTATGGAGAGGCAGTCAGATCATAGTTTGGCACCATGAACTGAAAAACCCAGGGAGCCAAGACTTACAAtggatggggtgtgtgtgtgtgtgtgtgtgtgtgtgtgtgtgtgtgattaaagGTGGGTTGGTGTTTTGTGGGACAAGAAGGAAGGATGTACAATATCTATAAAGCTTAGAGCAAGGACTGGGAAGGAACAGATATTTGTTCTGTGTAAACAATATGTAAGCAGAAAACCCCAAATACCTATTGCAGTGCATTTTCATGCTGGAAATGCTGGAGTGACTGCAGTGGTCAGAACTCACTAAAATCCAGGAGGATTTCTCATAAGAGGCTCTTCTTGAGTAGAGTATAAGAAGGTTTGAAAACCCACATCAGATCAATGAAGGCATTGCTTTCATGGGGAAGGTGAGGGTCACTCCTTTTGCCCTATTCTCTGCAGAATCATTCTGAAGAAAGGCAAGTCCATCCGCCAGGTGATGGAAGAGCGGGGTGTACTACAGACTTTCCTGAAGAACCACCCAAAGGTTGATCCAGCTGCCAAGTATCTTTTCAATAATGATGCTGTTGCTTATGAGCCCTTCACCAACTACCTGAATGTAAGTGAGGGTCAAGGTGGTGTCTATAAACCTTGGCTGAAAACCATTCTCAGATACTCATTTAGACCTCTCATTAGCTCTGATTTTGGGCTTTTTACTAAACCCAAGTCTCTCCTTCCTCAGGAAAGTATCCGGAGAAGTTATGAGTTGGTACCATTTCACACTGTCAtattccctctccttccttctttcctgtcatTACTGGCTCAGTCTCTGAAGCCCCATTTACATGGTTAGGAGATTCCGAATGACCATGTTCCAGTCAATTGAGCAATCGAAAGGAAGTCCTAGTGATGAGCTgtaggggaaagagggaaagcacAGGCAAAGCGGCCACGCAAAATCTCCAGTAGCTCCAGATGCTATGTAGCTCCCCATTTGGGAACATACACTGGTGCTCAGAGCAAGTATTTGCATGTTCTTGACACTGCAGTGTCTGCTCAGGGCATCCCAACACACTGGTGTCCTATGGACTGTCTTTAGTGAGATGTTACATGAGTGTCAGATCTAGAAGCCACTTCAGGAATCTCCTATCTCAAGTCCCACTTTTATAGATGGTGGATGAAGAGGCAGGGCAGTGACATGACTGGCTAAAATTCACTTAGAACTCAAAGTATGTCTCAGTGAAGTTCTCTTCTTGCTTTTCCagccacctttctttttttatttctggcacCTTGGCTACTAAGTGACCAAGGGAGGAGAATGGTGTGGAAATATCTAACACCGGAAGagaaagaggtgtgtgtgtgtgtgtgtgtgtgtgtgtgtgtgtgtgtgagagagagagagagagagagagagagacagagacagagagacagagagagacagagagagagagagagagagatggggaaggtgATGGGCACTGGGAATGGAGAAAAGAGTGACTGCTTCTCCAGCTTTGCATGTTCTGGCATAGAACGGCAAATCCATGGAGGTATCACCTTATGGCAAAGGAGAAAACACATTTGGAAGAAGAGATTGTCTTGCCAGACTAATTCTCACCTGGTCAAAATCTTGCATATAAGGACAAAAATGGAGAATATCGAGGGGGTCTGGCTCCAGAAGTGAAAGAGAATTTCTGGAAAGAGAAGAATATAATTTGGCCACAATGTGGTTTCTAGTGAGTCAACTTCATCTCAATCTTTAGGACATGGCTTGGCTGCTTAATACACTGGGGTAACAAACTTTTCTTTGCAGTCCTACTACTTTGGAGAGATCAGCATTGGGACACCACCACAAAATTTCCTGGTCCTCTTTGACACGGGTTCATCCAACCTGTGGGTGCCCTCCACCTACTGCAAGAGCCAGGCCTGTTGTGAGtataccaccatcaccacccaccCACGGATAGGAGCAGAGGGCGACGCAGAGTCGGGATTAAGCACAAGCCCATCATCCAAGTCTAGAGTTCTTGGTGCATATCTATGATCTCAGCCTCCTTAAATTCAGAACATCTGGAAATCTTGCTCTTGGTCTGTATTTCACAAGTGCTGCATCTCTAGAAAACGAAAGAAGTAGACCAGGGCTTCCATTCCTTTCTCTATTGATCCCTTTCCTCAGCTCTCTCCTGTGGGCCCCAATTCCTGGCACTTTTGAGTTGACCCATGCTTCAGGAAATGGTAGGTTGGAAGGAATTGGGGCAACATCTGTTTCCCAAGGGGACAGACTTTTCTGGGGCTATTGATTGCCTTCAGCCCAGAGTCTGAGGCTGAAGCCCAATCCCAGGCTTGGTCTGATGGTCCCAGGCCATCAGGGATAAGTGTCCTCCgtgtattttggaaaatgtgttaACACTAACATTGCATTGTCTCTTTGCACAGCCAATCACAACACGTTCAACCCCAGCATGTCCTCCACCTACCAAAACAATGGGCAAACCTATACACTATATTATGGAAGTGGCAGCCTGACTGTGCTCCTGGGATATGACACCGTGACTGTAAGCGCTGTTCTCATCTTTCTGTGGGTCTGCCATTTGGCTCCCCTTTTCTAGACTCTTAAGCTGTCAGAGATATCAAAGGTTGTTAATTAGGTACACATTTCTAAAAGCCGACTCTTGGAAAGAGTGACACAGGCCATCTAATTAAACCTTTGTCCCAAGACAAGAATTGCCCCACAGCAGTCCTGACTGCTGCAGGCTCTTTACGTTGTGCCTCCCCCTTGAATTTGCTCCTTGgtcttctctgccctcctcaaCCACCTGGAGCACATCTGCTTCCTCCTCCACAGGACTTCACTCTGGGTATTTGAAGACCTTCCTTtcactattttctttcctttacatcAAGCACACGCAGTTCCTATGTCATTTGTGCACACAGATTGTTCGATATAAAACCAGCCACTGTCCTTTCACTGTCCATGGAAGTGGAAACTCTAACTCCAAAAAACAATGGCCTCTACTTCGccaacacccacactcttctTTCCAAGACATGTATGTTTGGCTGATGCTGTTGTCCCTTCTTTTTCCATGCCCCATGCTAGGACTGAGCCAActcaatgaaagaagccaatttctTCTCCTTAAAAAAGGGTCTGGGTTCCATTCCCCGGACACCTAAGTCTGGGAAGGATTTGTCTACCCTGAAttgttaatcttttctttttacttgtctCAGGTTCAGAACATCGTCATCCATAACCAGGAGTTTGGTCTGAGTGAGATTGAACCTAGCAACCCCTTCTACTATGCAAACTTTGATGGTATCCTGGGAATGGCCTACCCCAACCTGGCAGTGGGGAATAGCCCAACAGTCATGGAGAGCATGATGCAGCAGGGCCAGCTCACCAAGCCCATCTTCAGCTTCTACTTCTCTCGGTGAGCATCTTTGCCCTGTAGGGCTCAGCAAATGAGGCACTGTGGgggcttttattttactttattaatttttttaacatttatttattgttgagagacagagtgcgagcaggggagaggcagagagagagggagacacagaatcccaagccggctccaggctctgagctgtcagcacagagcctgacatgggcctcgaactcacaaactataagatcatgacctgaaccgaagtcagatgctcaaccgactgagccacccaggagccactggGAGGGGGGGCTTTCAACATCAAACAAGGCCCAGGTTTTAACATATCCTGACATAATGGGGATAACTTGCCATATgcaatccatttatttttgaagatttctaatatatttgggggggaattttatttaaatgcactagaagaatttttattttaggccATAAGCCATAAGatgactcttttcttttttaaaaaaaatttttttaatgtttatttatttttgggagagagagaggtagagtgaaagcaggggaggggcagagagagagggagacacagaatccaaagcaggctccgggctctgagctgttagcacagagcctaacgtgggactcaaactcgtgaacatgagatcatgacctgagctgaagttggatgcccaaccgactgagccaccaggcaccacaAGAtgactcttttcttaaaaatggacTACAATCCCTCAACATTTAATAAGTAAATGTGGAGATTGTTGTATTAGATTCACCAAATTCAGAGCTATAGGACCAGCCACATGATCATTTCttaatacaataaatataaatttagaataaagAGAACTATAACAAAATGATATTTATAAGAACATATCTGGCTCCAAAAAGAGTTCTTGTAGTCATCACTTATAGGGGTGAAGCCATGACTCAAATGCAAATACCTTGGTCACAAATCCAGTGCTTTTCTTACTCTGCTGGCCTTGAACTCTTGTGGCAAACTTTACTTACTGCTTCATCTTCCTAACCTCATGATCCCCAGGGGACCTGAGTCCAAATGTTCAATGACTGGCAGGCCCAGGTTAGGGAACAGAAGAGGCCTGAATCCTCTTAACACCGTCTAGTTACCAACCTGAGCACGACAGGAGCATCCCCATCACTGCCCACTTGAGATCTCTGTCTGTCAGGCCAGGCCCCCTCCAGGTACTCTCTGAggggtttcttcttcttctcactTTGTCCTCAGGAGGGTGTCCCTGGGAGGCTTTTAGAGTTTCTTTTCACAGGCCTGGTTTCCAATCCCATCGCCTCTTTTATGGGCATAGTCTGTGTTTCCAGTTCTCTGATACTCTGGGTGTTCCTCCGAGGAGGCTCCTCTCCCTTATGCCTTAAGCCTGGCGGAGCCTGAAGAGCAGGTCAGAGGATGGGACCCCTCTTCCTCTGGTTCCACTGTGtctgaaggagagagggacagtgagaggggagggaggggctgcctgGCCATGTGTGTTGTGGGAACTCAcgctcttctcctcttctccctagCCAACCAACCTATGAGTATGGTGGAGAGCTCATCCTGGGAGGAATGAACAGCCAATTTTATTCTGGTGACATCGTCTGGACTCCTGTCACCCGGGAAATGTACTGGCAGGTTGCCATCGATGAGTAAGTACAGAGGAAAGTTCCTATGGATTATGGACACCCCTAGAGTGTCCCTCCAGTGTGACTCTATTTCCTGTTCTTGTCATGGCATAAACCCCTTAAAGAGAATCAGCAAACCCTCAGGCTGATTATTCCTGGAGCTCAGTAGACTTTGGCATCTAGCTCTCGACTGAACTTTTTGACTTGGTCACTGAGCCTTGCCGTGTCAGCAGGTTGGTCATTCCTAGGTCTCTGTGAATCTACATCTTTGTTCCTGGAAGCTTCATTATCCCAATTAGCATAGTCTTTACCGCTTCCTTCATCAGGAAATGTAATAGCCGTCATGGGTGTTTTCTATGTGCCCAATgtgctaaatatttgttgaatatattatTGCATGTAATCTCCACTACAACACTATAAGGTGGTCAGCAGTATATTTCTTTGCATAGATaaagaaatcaaggctcagaggttaagtgacttatccaaagtcacacatTTCACACATTTCAAAATTTGAGCCCAAGCATATTTGATCTCCTAACCCACGAACATGAATCAGTTACTTCTACACCCCAAGCCTTCAGGAAATGTCCATCACTGCCAGATAAAGATACATGTCTTTGGCCAGTAGTCGAGACCATCCAACAGCTGAGCCCTACGTATCAGAACAGCCTTCCCACCACTTCCGGATGTGCAGCACGGAC
The sequence above is drawn from the Neofelis nebulosa isolate mNeoNeb1 chromosome 2, mNeoNeb1.pri, whole genome shotgun sequence genome and encodes:
- the LOC131504197 gene encoding pepsin B-like isoform X1 produces the protein MCGLAMMMSSASVTRIILKKGKSIRQVMEERGVLQTFLKNHPKVDPAAKYLFNNDAVAYEPFTNYLNSYYFGEISIGTPPQNFLVLFDTGSSNLWVPSTYCKSQACSNHNTFNPSMSSTYQNNGQTYTLYYGSGSLTVLLGYDTVTVQNIVIHNQEFGLSEIEPSNPFYYANFDGILGMAYPNLAVGNSPTVMESMMQQGQLTKPIFSFYFSRQPTYEYGGELILGGMNSQFYSGDIVWTPVTREMYWQVAIDEFLVGNQPTGLCSQGCQAIVDTGTYVLAVPQQYMNSFLQATGAEVSQYGDFVVNCNSIQSMPTITFVISGSPLPLPPSAYVLNNNGYCTLGIEATYLPSPSGQPLWTLGDVFLKEYYTIYDMGNNRMGFALSV
- the LOC131504197 gene encoding pepsin B-like isoform X2, which produces MEERGVLQTFLKNHPKVDPAAKYLFNNDAVAYEPFTNYLNSYYFGEISIGTPPQNFLVLFDTGSSNLWVPSTYCKSQACSNHNTFNPSMSSTYQNNGQTYTLYYGSGSLTVLLGYDTVTVQNIVIHNQEFGLSEIEPSNPFYYANFDGILGMAYPNLAVGNSPTVMESMMQQGQLTKPIFSFYFSRQPTYEYGGELILGGMNSQFYSGDIVWTPVTREMYWQVAIDEFLVGNQPTGLCSQGCQAIVDTGTYVLAVPQQYMNSFLQATGAEVSQYGDFVVNCNSIQSMPTITFVISGSPLPLPPSAYVLNNNGYCTLGIEATYLPSPSGQPLWTLGDVFLKEYYTIYDMGNNRMGFALSV